Proteins encoded within one genomic window of Setaria italica strain Yugu1 chromosome IV, Setaria_italica_v2.0, whole genome shotgun sequence:
- the LOC101774478 gene encoding LOW QUALITY PROTEIN: putative B3 domain-containing protein Os06g0632500 (The sequence of the model RefSeq protein was modified relative to this genomic sequence to represent the inferred CDS: inserted 1 base in 1 codon) — MAPLVRRARPKYAAALLSPTCLHKLRVPGEFAAWLGGEARAAAAVLLVSPLGKVWHADLRRAGGGGGPGPLQLAGGWAEFAAAHGVRAGWSVVFRLERRGXATLRAFDAAGCLARFCTPLAGVAAGKNRPRFIRVLNADDLEKMRIPDEFVQEHLTDTHPSSKRAMIFSPLGKFWRVELDRDQPGVLLGDGWVRFLTAHDLSEGNILVFRYDDSMVFTVEVFMQSGCLKEYEAATADMTDDAIGRQITVPQQGDKELCVSPVKKKRKTRNENTCLAVYRKKPNHSPISVKKAVSQKKLVSIEPRHSFTKRITGYNLTSLFAVKGSFCSSVGLAGACEITLKTKMGNTRSWRVRFNTTNTYGYITGQGWKRFCRENKLKEGDSCTFSVIETTVWHVTIVSS, encoded by the exons ATGGCGCCCTTAGTGCGCCGCGCGCGGCCCAAGTACGCTGCGGCGCTGCTCTCGCCGACCTGCCTCCACAAGCTG CGCGTCCCTGGCGAGTTCGCGGCGTggctcggcggcgaggcgcgagcggcggcggcggtgctgctggtGAGCCCGCTCGGCAAGGTCTGGCACGCGGacctgcgccgcgccggcggaggcggcgggcccGGGCCgttgcagctcgccggcggctgGGCGGAGTTTGCGGCCGCGCACGGCGTCCGGGCCGGGTGGAGCGTGGTGTTCAGGCTCGAGCGGCGCG TGGCCACCCTCAGGGCGTTCGACGCGGCCGGCTGCCTCGCGCGATTCTGCACGCCTCTCGCAG GGGTGGCAGCAGGCAAGAACAGGCCCCGGTTCATCAGAGTGCTTAACGCTGACGATCTGGAAAAGATG AGAATCCCTGACGAGTTTGTGCAAGAGCACCTGACTGACACTCACCCAAGCAGCAAGAGGGCCATGATTTTCAGCCCTCTTGGCAAGTTCTGGCGCGTCGAGCTAGACCGCGACCAGCCAGGCGTGCTGCTCGGCGATGGCTGGGTGCGGTTTCTGACGGCTCACGATCTTTCTGAAGGGAACATCCTGGTGTTCAGGTATGACGATAGCATGGTGTTTACAGTTGAGGTGTTCATGCAGAGCGGGTGCCTGAAGGAGTATGAAGCAGCAACTGCAGACATGACGGATGATGCAATAGGGAGGCAAATCACTGTGCCTCAACAAG GTGACAAGGAGCTTTGTGTTTCACCTgtcaagaagaaaaggaagaccAGGAATGAAAATACTTGTTTGGCTGTGTATCGCAAGAAGCCGAATCATTCCCCAATTTCCGTGAAGAAGGCTGTATCGCAGAAGAAACTTGTCAGCATTGAGCCACGTCATTCATTCACGAAACGGATTACCGGCTATAATCTTACTAGCCTCTTT GCGGTGAAAGGGTCATTTTGCTCTTCCGTTGGTCTTGCGGGAGCATGTGAAATCACACTGAAAACGAAGATGGGCAACACAAGATCTTGGCGGGTACGGTTCAACACCACCAACACCTATGGCTACATAACTGGACAAGGTTGGAAAAGGTTTTGCCGTGAAAACAAGCTAAAAGAAGGCGACAGCTGCACCTTCAGCGTCATCGAAACAACTGTCTGGCATGTTACGATTGTGTCCAGCTAG
- the LOC101784449 gene encoding uncharacterized protein LOC101784449 isoform X2, protein MAAAAAATTATTTTLRPALPQGPEQRASLLCTPKHRVAAGGRRSLSFTARASLNSGAKVSIPKQWYNLVADLPVKPPPPLHPQTHQPLNPSDLSPLFPDELIRQEVTDERFVDIPEEVIDVYKLWRPTPLIRARRLEKLLGTPAKIYYKYEGTSPAGSHKPNTAVPQAWYNAAAGVKNVVTETGAGQWGSALSFASSLFGLNCEVWQVRASFDQKPYRRLMMETWGAKVHPSPSEATEAGRKILAADPTSPGSLGIAISEAVEVAATDAATKYCLGSVLNHVLLHQTVIGEECLEQLAALGEAPDIVIGCTGGGSNFGGLAFPFMREKLAGRMSPEFRAVEPAACPTLTKGIYAYDFGDTAGLTPLMKMHTLGHGFVPDPIHAGGLRYHGMAPLISHVYELGFMDAVAIQQTECFQAALQFARTEGIIPAPEPTHAIAAAIREAMECKKTGEEKVILMAMCGHGHFDLAAYEKYLRGDMVDLSHSADKLEASLAAVPKV, encoded by the exons atggccgccgccgccgccgccaccaccgccaccaccaccacccttcGTCCTGCCCTGCCCCAAG GGCCAGAGCAAAGAGCTTCATTGCTCTGCACGCCCAAGCACAGGGTTGCTGCCGGTGGGAGGAGAAGCCTGAGCTTCACCGCGAGGGCCAGTCTGAACTCAGGCGCCAAGGTGAGCATCCCGAAGCAATGGTACAACCTCGTCGCCGACCTGCCggtgaagccgccgccgccgctgcacccgCAGACGCACCAGCCTCTGAATCCCAGCGACCTGTCGCCCCTGTTCCCCGACGAGCTGATCAGGCAGGAGGTCACCGACGAGCGGTTCGTCGACATACCCGAGGAGGTCATCGACGTCTACAAGCTCTGGCGCCCGACGCCGCTCATCAG GGCCAGGAGGCTTGAGAAGCTGCTGGGCACGCCGGCGAAGATCTACTACAAGTACGAGGGGACCAGTCCGGCGGGGTCGCACAAGCCCAACACCGCCGTGCCGCAGGCATGGTACAACGCCGCGGCAGGGGTCAAGAACGTCGTCACCGAGACCGGCGCCGGCCAATGGGGCAGCGCTCTCTCCTTCGCCAGCAGCCTCTTTGGCCTCAACTGCGAG GTGTGGCAGGTGCGCGCGTCGTTCGATCAGAAGCCGTACCGGAGGCTGATGATGGAGACGTGGGGCGCCAAGGTGCACCCGTCGCCGTCGGAGGCGACGGAGGCCGGGAGGAAGATCCTGGCGGCGGACCCGACCAGCCCCGGCAGCCTCGGGATCGCCATCTCGGAggccgtggaggtggcggccaccgacgccgccaccaAGTACTGCCTGGGCAGCGTGCTCAATCACGTCCTGCTCCACCAGACCGTCATCGGCGAGGAGTGCCTGGAGCAGCTGGCGGCGCTCGGCGAGGCGCCCGACATCGTCATCGGCtgcaccggcggcggctccaACTTCGGCGGGCTCGCGTTCCCCTTCATGCGCGAGAAGCTCGCCGGCAGGATGAGCCCGGAGTTCAGGGCCGTGGAGCCCGCGGCGTGCCCCACGCTCACCAAGGGCATCTACGCCTACGACTTCGGCGACACCGCCGGGCTCACGCCGCTGATGAAGATGCACACGCTCGGCCACGGCTTCGTCCCCGACCCGATCCACGCAGGTGGGCTTCGCTACCATGGAATGGCACCTCTGATCTCGCACGTGTACGAGCTGGGCTTCATGGACGCCGTCGCCATACAGCAGACTGAATGCTTCCAAG CGGCATTGCAATTCGCCCGGACGGAGGGCATTATCCCGGCGCCAGAGCCGACGCACGCGATCGCGGCGGCGATCAGGGAGGCGATGGAGTGCAAGAAGACCGGGGAGGAGAAGGTCATCCTGATGGCCATGTGCGGCCACGGCCACTTCGACCTCGCTGCGTACGAGAAGTACCTGAGGGGCGACATGGTCGACCTGTCGCACTCGGCCGACAAGCTGGAGGCGTCCCTCGCCGCCGTGCCCAAAGTCTGA
- the LOC101784449 gene encoding uncharacterized protein LOC101784449 isoform X1 — MAAAAAATTATTTTLRPALPQAGPEQRASLLCTPKHRVAAGGRRSLSFTARASLNSGAKVSIPKQWYNLVADLPVKPPPPLHPQTHQPLNPSDLSPLFPDELIRQEVTDERFVDIPEEVIDVYKLWRPTPLIRARRLEKLLGTPAKIYYKYEGTSPAGSHKPNTAVPQAWYNAAAGVKNVVTETGAGQWGSALSFASSLFGLNCEVWQVRASFDQKPYRRLMMETWGAKVHPSPSEATEAGRKILAADPTSPGSLGIAISEAVEVAATDAATKYCLGSVLNHVLLHQTVIGEECLEQLAALGEAPDIVIGCTGGGSNFGGLAFPFMREKLAGRMSPEFRAVEPAACPTLTKGIYAYDFGDTAGLTPLMKMHTLGHGFVPDPIHAGGLRYHGMAPLISHVYELGFMDAVAIQQTECFQAALQFARTEGIIPAPEPTHAIAAAIREAMECKKTGEEKVILMAMCGHGHFDLAAYEKYLRGDMVDLSHSADKLEASLAAVPKV; from the exons atggccgccgccgccgccgccaccaccgccaccaccaccacccttcGTCCTGCCCTGCCCCAAG CAGGGCCAGAGCAAAGAGCTTCATTGCTCTGCACGCCCAAGCACAGGGTTGCTGCCGGTGGGAGGAGAAGCCTGAGCTTCACCGCGAGGGCCAGTCTGAACTCAGGCGCCAAGGTGAGCATCCCGAAGCAATGGTACAACCTCGTCGCCGACCTGCCggtgaagccgccgccgccgctgcacccgCAGACGCACCAGCCTCTGAATCCCAGCGACCTGTCGCCCCTGTTCCCCGACGAGCTGATCAGGCAGGAGGTCACCGACGAGCGGTTCGTCGACATACCCGAGGAGGTCATCGACGTCTACAAGCTCTGGCGCCCGACGCCGCTCATCAG GGCCAGGAGGCTTGAGAAGCTGCTGGGCACGCCGGCGAAGATCTACTACAAGTACGAGGGGACCAGTCCGGCGGGGTCGCACAAGCCCAACACCGCCGTGCCGCAGGCATGGTACAACGCCGCGGCAGGGGTCAAGAACGTCGTCACCGAGACCGGCGCCGGCCAATGGGGCAGCGCTCTCTCCTTCGCCAGCAGCCTCTTTGGCCTCAACTGCGAG GTGTGGCAGGTGCGCGCGTCGTTCGATCAGAAGCCGTACCGGAGGCTGATGATGGAGACGTGGGGCGCCAAGGTGCACCCGTCGCCGTCGGAGGCGACGGAGGCCGGGAGGAAGATCCTGGCGGCGGACCCGACCAGCCCCGGCAGCCTCGGGATCGCCATCTCGGAggccgtggaggtggcggccaccgacgccgccaccaAGTACTGCCTGGGCAGCGTGCTCAATCACGTCCTGCTCCACCAGACCGTCATCGGCGAGGAGTGCCTGGAGCAGCTGGCGGCGCTCGGCGAGGCGCCCGACATCGTCATCGGCtgcaccggcggcggctccaACTTCGGCGGGCTCGCGTTCCCCTTCATGCGCGAGAAGCTCGCCGGCAGGATGAGCCCGGAGTTCAGGGCCGTGGAGCCCGCGGCGTGCCCCACGCTCACCAAGGGCATCTACGCCTACGACTTCGGCGACACCGCCGGGCTCACGCCGCTGATGAAGATGCACACGCTCGGCCACGGCTTCGTCCCCGACCCGATCCACGCAGGTGGGCTTCGCTACCATGGAATGGCACCTCTGATCTCGCACGTGTACGAGCTGGGCTTCATGGACGCCGTCGCCATACAGCAGACTGAATGCTTCCAAG CGGCATTGCAATTCGCCCGGACGGAGGGCATTATCCCGGCGCCAGAGCCGACGCACGCGATCGCGGCGGCGATCAGGGAGGCGATGGAGTGCAAGAAGACCGGGGAGGAGAAGGTCATCCTGATGGCCATGTGCGGCCACGGCCACTTCGACCTCGCTGCGTACGAGAAGTACCTGAGGGGCGACATGGTCGACCTGTCGCACTCGGCCGACAAGCTGGAGGCGTCCCTCGCCGCCGTGCCCAAAGTCTGA